GTTTCATCCGGCTCATCCGCAGCCATTGCAAGTTCAAGCAATCAGGGCTCTATTGTTTTGCAATCTGTATTTTGGCCCCAAAAAACATTTGATAATGGTAATACACTTTCTTGGGTAGGAAAGTTATATGCATGGTGGCTATACCAGAGCCCTGGTTCTGTGCCTGTGCTAAAAGCAGACAATGGCAACAAACAGCTTGACACGACAGACCCTACAATAACTTTTGGCACAAACCCATCAAGTGTGTTTGACAACAACACGCCAATATTTGAATCAGGCGTGGTTTTGCTTAGTACAAGCCCAGACAAAAGGACTATTTATACGACAGTTGATGGCAAAACTTTAATAGACTTTAGTAGTGTTAATCTTAATAAAATAAGTCCTTATTTTGGCAATTTGCCAGACTACCTGGGTAGCTCAAATAAAGATACTAATTTAATAAACTACATACGAGGCACAGACATAAGTGGCGCAAGAAATCGCACCGTTACTCAAAGTGGTACAACAGGCGTCTGGAAGCTTGGTGATATTGTATATTCGTCTCCAGCTGTTATGCAGACAGTTAATGATACCGACGCTTCAAAAACCTACAATGTTATATTTGCTGGTGCAAACGACGGTATGCTGCATGCGTTTCTGATGGGGCAGCCCATAAATACCTACCAAAAAGATACGATAGTAAAACTTTGCAATGATGATAAATTTACAACAGATACCCAAGGAAACATAACTTGCACAGATGGAAATGATAAGGTTGGCAGTGAGCTTTGGGCATTTATACCAAAAAATTCCTTGCCGTATTTAAAATACTTAGCAGATCCAAACTATGATGCAAGCAAACATATATATTTTAATGATTTAGAACCTTTTTTGTTTAGAGTTTTTACATCAAGCGGTATAAAAACTATACTTATTGGAGGTATGAGGCTTGGCGGTTGTGTAAATCCACCAGCTGATGCAAACGGTGCAGGTTATTCGTCATATTACGCAATTGATGTTACAGACCCAAAAAAACCGAGTTTGTTGTGGGAGTTTAGCGACGTAAGTTTAGGTTTTAGCTATTCTGGACCTGCTATAATAAAAGAATATGATGGGAAAGAAAATAAGTATTTTGTAATGTTTTTATCCGGTCCAACCGATTATGATGGCTCATCAAGCCAGTTTTTGAAAGCGTTTATACTGGATTTGCTTTCTGGTAATTTATTGCAAACCATTACAGATTTTGGTGGTTCAACTTATAATAATGCTTTTGGTGGAAGATTGTTTACTGGTGGTGTGGTTGATAATTCAAATAGCTTAACTGCCTCAATACCATTTGGCATATCCTATAAAGATAGCAGTGGTAATTGGTATGGCAAAGTGTTTTTGCTTAATACTTTTGAGAATGCTGACTACACAAAGTGGAAGATTGTGCCAGTTAATTTAAGTATGAATATTGGACCAGTTACTGCTCAGGTTGCAACATCAAAGTGCCAAAATAGCAGACAGTACATATATTTTGGTACAGGTAGATACTTTAAAGCCACAGATGGCATTACAAGTCCAAATGAAAACATCTTTGGTGCTGATGTGACAAGCTGTATAAATTCAGAAAGTTGTGCTGTTAGTTTAACAAAAATTACACCGTCTGATCAAATAGGAAAATCTTATGTACCAGGTTTTTCATGGTATGTACCACTTGATGCAAAATTGGGAGAAAGAGATATTAGTGATCCTGTAGCAGATTCAAATTCTGTAACATTTACAACAGCAATACCATCAGGCGGTGGAAATACTTCTAAATCTTTATGCATTAGTGGTTATGGCGGACAAACCAGAGTGTGGTCTTTATCTTGTGGTATTGGTGCACCAAATACAAGCGGACAAAGCTATATTATATCTACATCTTCTGGAGGCTTGTATTCAGCAAGTGCAAATACTTCTAATACAACAGGAATTATTGGCACATATACCGATATACCAGCAGTTAAAAAACCAACGCAAGTCCCAGCTGGGACAAATAAAGGTATTATTATTCAGTGGTTGGAGAAGTGAAAGCTTTTACATTGCTTGAGGTTATTGTAACTATATCAATTTTGGCTATAGTACTTGCTATTGCTATACCAAGTTTTAATAAATACATGAAAAGCTTCGAGATTACAAGTCAGTTTAACCAGATTGAATCAGATTTAGATTGGTCAAAAACTTATGCTTTTACTCGCAAAGTGCAGGTAGAGGTAGATTTTACTGCAAATAATTACACAATTAGGGATTCTACAAACAACAAAATTATTAAAGGACCAATAAATTTAAAAGTATAGTTGTTCTACAAACCCAGCCAACTCAACAATAATATTTTACCCGCTTGGATATCCTACACCAGTAAGCGTATATACTGTTGAAAGCAATAACCCAAACTGAACAAGCGTATCTTTTACAAGAATAATATCAGGAGTATACAATGGCACAAGCTGCACGCAGTAAAAGTGGCTTTTCTTTGATAGAAGCCATAATTGCCCTGTTTATAATTTTGATTGCTCTAATTGGGCTTTTAGGTGCACTAAACCTGGCAATGAATGTAGAAAGTCAAAATGAAGTAAGAAATTCTTTGCTAAAAATCATTGATCAAAAACGCAATGAAATTGAATCAAATATAGCACTTTGCGATGATTACACTAATTCAACAAATATAAATATTACAAACTCAACTATATCAAAGTATATCCCAAGCTATACAATACAAACTACAAAACAAGACCAAACTTCAAATACCATATGTATTGCTAATTTTAGTTGGAATTATAAAGGTAAATTAGAGCACACAACAAGAGTTATTGTAGTGAGGAAACAATGAATCACAATAAAAAGGGTTTTACGCTTTTAGAGATTATTGTTACGCTATTTATAGTTATGGTGGCTTTAGCAATAGGTTATTATACTTTTGTCAAAGTTTTGAAGTTATCGTTTTATCACTCAAGCACACAAAAATCCCAGATTAATACATTAATGGGTATTGATTTACTAAGATACGATTGCGAGATGGCAGGATACGGCCTAACCCAGAGCATACCATCAACAGTTAGCTCAAGCAACTATGCCGAAGCAGCCTCAAGCCCAGCCAAGAATTACAATAATGCGCCTGGTGTGCCCTGGCCAGTACAAATTGGTACATATAATAATGCTTCTTATTTTAGTTATACGCTCAACAATGGCCAATATAAATTCCGCTTCAAAAAAGTGGAGCGTTATGTATTATGATGGCACAAACTGGCAAATACAGGGTTATAGTGATGATTTAAGCTGGCCAAAAAGCGAAAGCGATTATCATTTTACAAAAGGAACAAGCGATGATAACGATTATGTGATAATTTTACACAACAAAGACTTATATGCAAAATCAAGCGGATTGCATTACTTTAAACTTAATACGCTTCCATCAAATGCCAATATACCGCCATCTGATTACACGTATATTGTGTATGGTGTTGATTCAGACACTACACTTCGCATGCCTTTTAACAGGGTGGATTATTTTTTGGATAATACTAATTTGCCAAAATTTTGCGAGCCTTCAACTTATGAATTATACAGAGCTACCATAAACCAATCAAATGGTGCAATAAACAAACAGCCGCTTTTGGATTGTGTTAAGGATTTTCAGGTTGCAATTAAAAGCGGCAATAATTGGTATACAAGCAAAAAACCTCTTGGTAGCCAAATTGATGCTCAAAACGCTCAAGAAATAAGAATATTTATACTCCAGCAATCTGGAAAGTTTAACCAAGAATATACAAATTCTAAAACAATCAGTCTTGGCGATAGCGATACGGGTGTTTTGAGCACTTTTACACCATCTGGCAATCAAGTACATTACCAGTGGAAAACAATTAATTTATCAATAGTACCGAGGAATTTAGTACAATGAAAGATTTGAGAAATCAAGAAGGTATAGCATTAATTGTGGCGATACTGCTTAGTTTTATGGCATTGACTCTAATTAGTGCATTAATGTGGCTTGTTATTTCTGGGACAAAAATGAGTGGGTATTATAAGCAATACGCAAATGCTCACGATGCTGCAATTGGCGGTGCTGAGGTTATGATAGATACTCTATATTGGGGACAAAACCCAAGTTTACCAGATAATTCTTACAAAATAAATGACCAAACATGCTTTAGAACAAAAAGAGAAAATCCAATACAGTATTGGGGTAACTGTTTAAATTCTAACCCAGACCTTGTTATACATTTTGGCAAGATTAATGCAAGCGGTGATTATTACACTGTAAATGTTACTATAACATCAACAACAATTGTGTCACCCTGTGCTGCATCTTCAAGTCCTGCAAAATATTATTATTCAGTTTCTGTAGATGCAACAAATTCTACAAGGCTTGATAAATCTGGTCTTGATTTTGTTTACGCGCTTGGTCAGTAATTTTGTAAAATTTTTAAAAAAGTATTGACATTTTTTTCAATAAATGCTAAAAAAGGCTGCTAGCGTTTTAAAGGCTAGCTTGTTTTAATGAAAAAATTTTATGTTTTAAGGAGGGCACATGGGTGAAGGCACTCGGGAGGCATATTTTAGCGGAGTACTTTAGCTGCGATAGGGATATTTTAAATGATGTTGTATCTTTGGAAAAGTATTTGAACGACGCAGCAAAAGCTGCAAATGCTACTGTCATTTCTTCTTCTTTTCGTACTTTCCAGCCTTTTGGCGTAAGCGGTATTGTTATAATTGCTGAATCCCACCTGGCGATCCATACATGGCCAGAATACGGTTATGCAGCAATTGACTTTTTTACATGTGGAGATTCTGCGGATCCATGGAAAGCGCATGAGTATCTTAAAAATTTGCTCAAACCACTTTATACGAAAGAGCAAGAGGTTTTAAGAGGTGTCCTCGACTTAGAACATTTTACTTACAAAGCTCAATGTAATTTGGTGGTAGAGCAATGATAGATGTATTTTCAAGTGTCCCAAATATTTATAAGCTTTCTTCTTCAAATGCAGAAGGTTTGACTTTATTGAATGCATTTGATGTGGCTTTACTTGAAAGTGGTATAGGTAATACTAATCTTGTAAAAATGAGCTCAATTTTGCCGCCAAACTGCGAGTATCAAGAAGAAATTAAGCTTCCATTGGGTGCATTAGTGCCCGTTGCTTATGCATCTATTGTATCTGACAAAAAAGGACAGAAAATTGCTGCAGCTGTTGCAGCAGCAATACCTAAAGATAAAACAAAAAACGGTCTTATTATGGAATATGAAAACTACGATATCTCAAAGATCGAAGCAGAAAGGGTTGTTATTGAAATGGCAAAATGGGGAATGGATAAAAGAGGTTACGAAATAGAAAAAATTGTCAGTATTTCTGCCGAACATACAGTTGAAAAATATGGTTGTGCTTTTGCCTGCGTTGTATTGTGGTGGAAATGAATTATTATTGTGCAAATTCAAGTTTTGAAAAAGCACAAATTGTTATTGTGGGTGTGCCTTATGATGGCACATCCTCTTTTAGGCCAGGTTCAAGGTTTGCTCCAAACGCAATAAGGGAAAATTCATACGGTATAGAATCTTACTCGCCATATTTTGATAAAGATTTAAGAGAAAAAAAAATTTGTGATATGGGCGATATGCCTTTGCCATTTGGAGATAAACAGCTTGTCCTTGATATTATAGAAAAATTCTCCTACAAGCTTATTAAAAACAAGAAAAAGCTCTTATCAATTGGTGGGGAACATTTAATAAGCTTACCCTTAATTAAAACATTTGTAAATAAATACGATAATCTTACCATTGTACACTTAGATGCTCATAGTGACTTAATAGATTCTTATCGCTCAGAAAAATTATCTCATGCCAGTGTAATTAGGCGTGTTTGCGAAATAGTGGGTTTTGAAAATGTTTACCAGCTTGGGATTAGAAGTCTAAATAGCACAGATCTAAACCTTCCATATAGAAAAGAAAACTTATGCCTGTTTAATTTTGATAAAATTCAAGAATTTGTGGAAAAAATTGGCACAAAGCCGGTTTATTTAACAATAGATTTAGATGTATTAGACCCATCAATTTTTCCAGGTACAGGTACACCTGAGCCAGGTGGTGTTACCTACAAAGAACTAATTGATTGTCTCAAAAAACTTAGCGTTTTAAACATTGTTGGTTGCGATATAGTCGAGCTATCTCCGCAATATGACACAAGCGGGGTTTCTTCAATTGTTGCAGCAAGTGTAGTTAGAGAAGTACTATGCTTTTTATAAAAACTCAACAGGTATTTCTTCAAAGCATTCGACACATAAATCTACATATTCAGACTTTTTAGTATTAACAAGTACTGTTTTAAATTTAAACTTTTTTGCTGTAATTAAATTTTGTTCCATATCATCGATCATTGTATAAAACAAAGAAGGAAATTTTTTAATAATTTTAATGTAAGGTGCTTTATTTGGTTTTGCTATAAAGTCAGCTTCTATTATATCAAAGATGTCATTAAATTCATTAAGTATTTCCAGGCGCTCTAAAACATTTAAAGCATGCTTTTTGGGTGCACTTGTAAATATGATTTTTTTGCCATTTATTTTTTTAAGTTTTTCTTTCAAATTATTATTTGGTTTGATAGAAGATAAATCTACATTATGTGCATATTCTAAAAAAAAATAAGGATCAATGTTGTAATTTTTGATTAACCCCATAAGCGTAGAACCGTAGGTTTTTACATAAAAAGATCTTAAATGTTCTATAAACTCTTCTTCCATATTTAAATATTGCATCATAAATTTTTTAATATTTTTGTTTATATTGTCAAATACTCCAGTTTGGGGTTTGTATAGAGTTTTATCTAAATCTATCAAAAATGTCTTCATTTTCTAATTTATTTAATTGTAACATAAAGTTTGATGCATTACAAGACATTAACTCAAGTTCATCGTTTTTCTTGTAGAAAAAATCCAGTAGCGCTTTTGAAAATTGTTTAAGATTTGTAGGATCTATGACAACACCAGCTTTAGATTTTTCTACAAGCTCACTGTAGCCTGCAAATTTGCTTGCAATAGTGGGTAAACCGCAGGCAAGCGCTTCTTCTATTACAAATCCTGCACTATCATATAAACTTGGATAAACAAAACAGTCAGAGGATTTATAAAAGTTTTCTAAATCGTTTCTTTTGCCAAAAAATGATACTTTATGATCTAATTTGATATTTTTTGCTTTTGTTTGAAATTTTTTTATATTGTCTTGACCTACAGCTATTAAGTGAGCTTTTTCAAAAAATTTGCTGTCTTTGCTTGCAATACTAAAAGCTTCCAAAAGGTAAAAAAAACCTTTAAGCCAAAAGTTTGTAGATACATATAAAAAATAAAATTTGTCAGGATTTAGATTTAATGCTTGTAAAAAAGCTTTATTTTTATTTTGTGAATTATACTTACTTAAATCAATTTTATTATATTGGATAACAATTTTTGAGCTGTCAACATTGTATCCTTGCACCAGTTGGTTTTTGACCAATTCAGAAGGAACAATAAAATACTTTGTATTTTTGTTAGTAAAGGCTTTTTTTTGAATATACAGTAAAAAAAAGTGATATAAAGAAGTGTTCCGTTTTAATTTAGCTAGCATTAATGACAATTTGCTTGTATGCCTTAAATAGGCTTGTTTTACATAAAACTTATGGGCACCACCACTTACTCTTAAAATGTCACATCCGATGCTGTTACCAAAACAATAAGAAATATAATTGTCTTTTTTAGCTTTTTTTGCATAAATGTAGCTTGCAACAGCAAAGCTTACAAGTTTTAGCCAGCTTGGCCAGTGGGGGACTTTTAATATCTTTATATCAAATTTTGATGTATCTATGCCATTTATTTGCGAAGTTAAAATCTTTACGCTGTAACCTTTTTCAATAAGTTTTTTTGCTGTATATACAATATAGCGTTCTGTACCACCATAGTTTGATAATTTTTTGTATACAAGCAAAACTTTTTTCATATATCATTTTATTATAACATATTTTTTTGTATTTTAAAGGTGAGTACAAGATTTTTCTTGACAATAAAGCAAATTATTATTATAAGAGGTTATGCAAAGGGTTTGTTTATGAAAATACTATTAACAAACGATGACGGCTTTTTTAGCGAGGGTATAAGTAAATTAAAGGAATATTTATCAAAAAACAACGAAGTTTTTGTAGTAACTACAGATAGAAATAGAAGCAGCTCAAGTCATTCTCTTACTCTACACAGACCCCTTAGGCTAAGAAGAGTACAGCAAAATGTACATGTTATTGATGGTACGCCAGCAGACAGTGTTTTAATGGCAATCAGATATTTATATAAAGATAATTTGCCTGATCTGGTAATTTCTGGTGTAAATGATGGTGCAAATTTAGGTGAAGATGTAATATATTCTGGTACTGTTGCAGCAGCATTTGAAGCAAGATTACTTGGTATAAAATCTTTTGCTATAAGCCTTGCATGTATTGATGATGAACCAAAATATTTTGACAGTGCTTTTTTTTATGCTGAAAAAGTTATAAAAATAATTAAAAGTATAGACCTAAATGGAAATACAATTTTAAATGTTAATGTGCCAAATAAACCATTGGATCAAATAAAAGGTATAAAATTTACCAAACAGGGTTCTCGTGTATATCAAGAAAATATTATTAAACGGCAGGATCCAAGAAAAAACTCTTATTTTTGGATAGGCGGTCATTTAATTAAAACAAATAATTCTGAGAATACTGATTTTTGGGCACTAGAAAACAACTATGTATCCATTACACCAATAAAAGCCGATTTGACAAATTATGCGCTTTTGGAAAAACTTATGCAAATAAATTAAAATTTTTGAATTAGCACAGATCCATATTTTTTAGTTAATTGACTTTCTAATTCGTTAAGATCAGATACATCTGTAGCCCTTATAACAACGTTTCTTTTTTCTTTTGGTGCATTTTCATAACAAGTAAAAATGGCGTGAACTTTTGTGTTGAATTTGCTAATAATATTTGTAATCTCGGCAATAGTTCCTGCGGTATCAGATATTTGTGTGTATATTCTAATACCTTTTGATTGAGCAGCAGTGATGCTTATGAGTAGTTTAAAAATATCTCTATCTGATATAATACCTACAAGCTTGTTATTTTCTAAAACTGGCAGGGCACCAATTCTATTTTTGTACATTATTGCACCAGCTTCTTCAATTGCTACATCAGGAGTTATTGTTATAACATCTCTTCTTGCAATTTCTTTCAAAGTCATTTTAGATAGTAAGTAGTGAAGTTCAAATATATCAAGAGATGTTGCTTTAGATGGAGAATATTCTTCTATTTCTTTAATTGACACAATACCAAATATTTTATCATTATCCATAATAGGTAGATGTTTTATTTTGTTTTCTTTCATTTTTGTAATGGCATCGCTTACTTTTTCATCAATCTGTGCGGTTATAACTTTTTTTGTCATAAAATCTCTTACAAACATTTTGCTACCTCCATTTTTTTATTAAAATAACTTAATTTTTGGAAAATATCAAGTAAAATTTTACTTGACATATAAATAAAACAGATGTATAAATAAAATAATAAAAAAGATAATTATTTTAAGGAGGTTTATATGGACGAGCAAAGATTACCGTTAATAGGTGAAAAAGCACCCGAATTTCAAGCACAAACAACAAAAGGTTCTATCAATTTTCCTGATGATTTTAAAGGAAAGTGGGTTGTATTTTTTTCTCATCCTGCCGATTATACACCTGTTTGTACAACAGAATTTATTGCTTTCAATAAAGAGTACGAGGAGTTTAAAAAAAGAAACTGCGAAATTTTAGGGCTTTCTGTGGACTCAATTTATTCCCATATTTCCTGGATAATGAACATCGAAGAAAAAGCGAATGAAAAAATACAGTTTGCTGTGGTAGGTGACCCAATGGGTAAAGTAGCCTCACTGTATGGGATGCTGCATCCAAAAGCAAGTGCATCAGCTACTGTTAGAGCTGTATTTTTTATTGATCCAGAAGGTATTATTAGGGCTATTTTGTATTATCCATTAACAAACGGTCGAAACATTAAAGAAATTATCAGACTTCTTGAAGCTTTGCAAAAAACCGATTCTGATAAAGTTGCCACACCTGCAAATTGGGTAAGTTCCAAACAAACCTGGGAATTTAGCGAAGAAAAAGTTATTGTTGGAGCGCCACTTACCGTAGAAGGTGCAAAACAAAGACTAAATGAAAATTACCAATGCATAGATTGGTATTTATGCTTTAAAAAATGATTCAATCGTTTTTGTTTAAAGGATGAAATGCATCATAGGCTTTGATAAGATCCTGCAGCGAAAGATGCGTATAAACTTGCGTTGCAAGTATTGACGAGTGTCCTAAAAAACGTTGCAGGATCCTCAAATCCATTCCATTATTTAATAAATGAGTAGCTCGAGAGTGTCTTAATGCATGAGGAGATATATCTTTTAAAAGTGATTTTCTTGCATACTTTTTTACGATATTTTCAATAGAGCGTGTCGTTAATCTGTGTCCTGATTTGTTTAAAAATATAGGACCATTGAATCTATCACCTATATAATTTTTTAATATATCAATAGTTTTTGGACTTACAGGAACGCTCATTTGTTTGTTACCTTTTCTTGTTATTACGATTGCTTTGTTTGAAAAATTAATGTCTTCAATGTTTAAATTTACAAGCTCGGAAACTCTAAGTGCGCTTGAATAAAGTAAAGAAATAATAGCTTTGTCGCGAAGTGAATTTATTTTTTCTAAAAATACAATTGTTTCGTCTATATCCAAAAATTTTGGAAGAGATTTTGGTGATTTTGGTCTTACAATACCACTA
This genomic window from Desulfurella sp. contains:
- a CDS encoding Tfp pilus assembly protein FimT/FimU, yielding MKAFTLLEVIVTISILAIVLAIAIPSFNKYMKSFEITSQFNQIESDLDWSKTYAFTRKVQVEVDFTANNYTIRDSTNNKIIKGPINLKV
- a CDS encoding prepilin-type N-terminal cleavage/methylation domain-containing protein, encoding MAQAARSKSGFSLIEAIIALFIILIALIGLLGALNLAMNVESQNEVRNSLLKIIDQKRNEIESNIALCDDYTNSTNINITNSTISKYIPSYTIQTTKQDQTSNTICIANFSWNYKGKLEHTTRVIVVRKQ
- a CDS encoding PilW family protein, encoding MNHNKKGFTLLEIIVTLFIVMVALAIGYYTFVKVLKLSFYHSSTQKSQINTLMGIDLLRYDCEMAGYGLTQSIPSTVSSSNYAEAASSPAKNYNNAPGVPWPVQIGTYNNASYFSYTLNNGQYKFRFKKVERYVL
- the speD gene encoding adenosylmethionine decarboxylase is translated as MKALGRHILAEYFSCDRDILNDVVSLEKYLNDAAKAANATVISSSFRTFQPFGVSGIVIIAESHLAIHTWPEYGYAAIDFFTCGDSADPWKAHEYLKNLLKPLYTKEQEVLRGVLDLEHFTYKAQCNLVVEQ
- a CDS encoding pyruvoyl-dependent arginine decarboxylase codes for the protein MIDVFSSVPNIYKLSSSNAEGLTLLNAFDVALLESGIGNTNLVKMSSILPPNCEYQEEIKLPLGALVPVAYASIVSDKKGQKIAAAVAAAIPKDKTKNGLIMEYENYDISKIEAERVVIEMAKWGMDKRGYEIEKIVSISAEHTVEKYGCAFACVVLWWK
- the speB gene encoding agmatinase — protein: MNYYCANSSFEKAQIVIVGVPYDGTSSFRPGSRFAPNAIRENSYGIESYSPYFDKDLREKKICDMGDMPLPFGDKQLVLDIIEKFSYKLIKNKKKLLSIGGEHLISLPLIKTFVNKYDNLTIVHLDAHSDLIDSYRSEKLSHASVIRRVCEIVGFENVYQLGIRSLNSTDLNLPYRKENLCLFNFDKIQEFVEKIGTKPVYLTIDLDVLDPSIFPGTGTPEPGGVTYKELIDCLKKLSVLNIVGCDIVELSPQYDTSGVSSIVAASVVREVLCFL
- a CDS encoding pyrimidine 5'-nucleotidase; this encodes MKTFLIDLDKTLYKPQTGVFDNINKNIKKFMMQYLNMEEEFIEHLRSFYVKTYGSTLMGLIKNYNIDPYFFLEYAHNVDLSSIKPNNNLKEKLKKINGKKIIFTSAPKKHALNVLERLEILNEFNDIFDIIEADFIAKPNKAPYIKIIKKFPSLFYTMIDDMEQNLITAKKFKFKTVLVNTKKSEYVDLCVECFEEIPVEFL
- a CDS encoding glycosyltransferase family 4 protein; protein product: MKKVLLVYKKLSNYGGTERYIVYTAKKLIEKGYSVKILTSQINGIDTSKFDIKILKVPHWPSWLKLVSFAVASYIYAKKAKKDNYISYCFGNSIGCDILRVSGGAHKFYVKQAYLRHTSKLSLMLAKLKRNTSLYHFFLLYIQKKAFTNKNTKYFIVPSELVKNQLVQGYNVDSSKIVIQYNKIDLSKYNSQNKNKAFLQALNLNPDKFYFLYVSTNFWLKGFFYLLEAFSIASKDSKFFEKAHLIAVGQDNIKKFQTKAKNIKLDHKVSFFGKRNDLENFYKSSDCFVYPSLYDSAGFVIEEALACGLPTIASKFAGYSELVEKSKAGVVIDPTNLKQFSKALLDFFYKKNDELELMSCNASNFMLQLNKLENEDIFDRFR
- the surE gene encoding 5'/3'-nucleotidase SurE, which encodes MKILLTNDDGFFSEGISKLKEYLSKNNEVFVVTTDRNRSSSSHSLTLHRPLRLRRVQQNVHVIDGTPADSVLMAIRYLYKDNLPDLVISGVNDGANLGEDVIYSGTVAAAFEARLLGIKSFAISLACIDDEPKYFDSAFFYAEKVIKIIKSIDLNGNTILNVNVPNKPLDQIKGIKFTKQGSRVYQENIIKRQDPRKNSYFWIGGHLIKTNNSENTDFWALENNYVSITPIKADLTNYALLEKLMQIN
- a CDS encoding CBS and ACT domain-containing protein — encoded protein: MFVRDFMTKKVITAQIDEKVSDAITKMKENKIKHLPIMDNDKIFGIVSIKEIEEYSPSKATSLDIFELHYLLSKMTLKEIARRDVITITPDVAIEEAGAIMYKNRIGALPVLENNKLVGIISDRDIFKLLISITAAQSKGIRIYTQISDTAGTIAEITNIISKFNTKVHAIFTCYENAPKEKRNVVIRATDVSDLNELESQLTKKYGSVLIQKF
- a CDS encoding peroxiredoxin, with translation MDEQRLPLIGEKAPEFQAQTTKGSINFPDDFKGKWVVFFSHPADYTPVCTTEFIAFNKEYEEFKKRNCEILGLSVDSIYSHISWIMNIEEKANEKIQFAVVGDPMGKVASLYGMLHPKASASATVRAVFFIDPEGIIRAILYYPLTNGRNIKEIIRLLEALQKTDSDKVATPANWVSSKQTWEFSEEKVIVGAPLTVEGAKQRLNENYQCIDWYLCFKK
- the xerA gene encoding site-specific tyrosine recombinase/integron integrase: MDVLSKFLDFLLINYQSKHTVNSYFIDVCQFIEYKKTYIVSEQDINTYILFLSKSKKSPLTIKRKLSALSVFYDFLKRSGIYNFNLSGIVRPKSPKSLPKFLDIDETIVFLEKINSLRDKAIISLLYSSALRVSELVNLNIEDINFSNKAIVITRKGNKQMSVPVSPKTIDILKNYIGDRFNGPIFLNKSGHRLTTRSIENIVKKYARKSLLKDISPHALRHSRATHLLNNGMDLRILQRFLGHSSILATQVYTHLSLQDLIKAYDAFHPLNKND